One Maribacter cobaltidurans genomic window carries:
- a CDS encoding FAD:protein FMN transferase yields MRKWILIAGMLLVFSCNNGVVRNQTLGEALGTTFNIIYFANEELNFQKEIDSVFTSVNYSLSTYIPDSDISRINRGDSLLVVDKMFREVFELSREVHKDTRGYFDPTVGVLVNAWGFGPGNQVSMDSTSVDSLLNYVGFNKVSITPENRIVKDNPNIYFDFNAIAKGYAIDRLALMLDRKGIANYLVEVGGEVVAKGINLEKEKPWVVGIDDPQVVTGRKLKLLINLTDRALASSGNYRKFRIDSVTGKKYVHTVDPITGYTKNSNTLGVTILATNCATADAYATAFMAMDLPEAFKVINSNKNLEAYIIYLDEKGVAKEFLTKGFKSLLVE; encoded by the coding sequence ATGAGGAAATGGATTTTGATCGCAGGTATGCTTTTGGTATTTTCCTGCAATAATGGTGTCGTGCGCAATCAAACTCTGGGAGAGGCTCTAGGTACTACATTTAATATTATCTACTTTGCAAATGAGGAGTTGAATTTCCAAAAGGAAATTGATTCTGTTTTTACTTCGGTAAATTACTCTTTATCAACGTATATACCTGATTCCGACATATCAAGAATAAACCGAGGGGATAGCCTCCTTGTCGTTGATAAAATGTTCAGGGAAGTTTTTGAACTTTCAAGGGAAGTCCACAAGGACACGAGGGGATATTTTGATCCTACGGTGGGTGTATTGGTAAATGCTTGGGGTTTTGGTCCGGGCAATCAGGTATCTATGGATAGTACCTCTGTAGATAGTCTGTTGAACTATGTGGGTTTCAATAAAGTATCGATAACTCCTGAAAATAGGATTGTAAAGGATAACCCTAATATCTATTTCGATTTTAATGCCATAGCAAAGGGATATGCTATAGATAGATTGGCTTTGATGCTTGATAGGAAGGGTATTGCGAATTATTTAGTAGAAGTTGGTGGGGAAGTGGTGGCCAAGGGTATTAATCTGGAAAAGGAAAAACCTTGGGTTGTGGGTATCGATGATCCTCAAGTGGTCACTGGACGAAAATTAAAACTGTTGATTAATTTGACGGATAGGGCTTTGGCTTCCTCTGGAAATTACAGAAAATTTAGGATAGATAGTGTGACCGGAAAAAAATATGTCCATACGGTGGACCCCATAACCGGTTACACAAAAAATTCAAATACCTTAGGGGTAACCATTCTCGCTACTAATTGTGCTACGGCAGATGCATATGCCACGGCTTTTATGGCCATGGATCTACCAGAAGCATTTAAAGTGATTAACTCCAATAAAAACTTAGAGGCCTATATCATTTATTTGGACGAAAAGGGAGTAGCCAAGGAATTTTTGACCAAAGGATTTAAGTCCTTGTTGGTAGAGTAG
- a CDS encoding NADH:ubiquinone reductase (Na(+)-transporting) subunit B: protein MSLKSKMHELKLKYQGKKMAPAFNAFHTFLFTPNETTHGGTHVKAVDDLKRTMNTVIMALIPVLVFSMFNAGYQHYAAIDAANGSPRTLSFFENFLTWDNFWIGIIKVLPLVVVSYGVGLLVEFIFAVIKGHEVEEGYLVTGMLVPLIVPVDTPLWMLAVAVVFGVVIGKEVFGGTGMNILNPALTIRAFLFFAYPTWMSGDKVWVHGAVERAGGPDAISGETILGSLAQNSDVSYSVSDMFFGFIPGSVGETSTLLILIGGLFLIFSKIASWRIMLSAVIGSLVMGLIFNQVVEFGWITETSKFYGLMSFDFWKHLIVGGLAFGIVYMATDPVTGSQTNRGKWFYGFFIGFISVMIRVFNPAYPEGVFLAILLMNVFAPTIDHYVVKANINRRLKRFKNAVVLPKDTDGKAEELKAETV from the coding sequence ATGAGCTTAAAAAGTAAAATGCATGAGTTAAAGCTTAAGTATCAGGGCAAAAAGATGGCGCCTGCCTTCAATGCCTTTCATACTTTTTTGTTTACTCCAAACGAAACTACACACGGGGGCACCCATGTTAAGGCCGTAGATGATTTGAAAAGAACCATGAATACGGTGATTATGGCATTGATTCCAGTGCTTGTTTTTTCCATGTTCAACGCGGGCTATCAGCATTACGCTGCAATAGATGCAGCCAATGGTAGTCCAAGGACTTTGTCATTTTTTGAAAATTTTTTAACCTGGGATAATTTTTGGATCGGGATTATTAAAGTACTTCCTCTTGTTGTTGTATCCTATGGTGTTGGTCTTTTGGTGGAATTTATTTTTGCCGTAATAAAAGGTCATGAGGTTGAGGAGGGATATTTGGTAACTGGAATGTTGGTTCCTTTAATCGTTCCTGTAGACACCCCACTTTGGATGTTGGCTGTAGCTGTAGTTTTTGGAGTTGTTATAGGTAAAGAGGTATTTGGGGGAACAGGTATGAATATTTTAAACCCTGCGTTGACCATTCGAGCCTTTTTGTTTTTTGCTTATCCTACTTGGATGAGTGGGGATAAGGTTTGGGTACATGGCGCTGTTGAACGCGCTGGCGGACCCGATGCTATTTCTGGTGAGACCATTCTGGGTTCCTTGGCACAAAATTCGGATGTGAGTTATTCCGTATCGGATATGTTCTTTGGCTTTATTCCTGGTTCTGTGGGTGAAACTTCAACTCTGTTGATATTGATCGGTGGACTTTTCTTGATTTTTAGCAAGATAGCAAGCTGGAGGATTATGTTGAGTGCTGTAATCGGTTCTTTGGTTATGGGGCTTATTTTTAACCAAGTAGTTGAATTCGGTTGGATTACCGAGACTAGCAAATTTTATGGATTAATGAGTTTCGATTTTTGGAAACACTTAATTGTAGGAGGTCTCGCCTTTGGTATAGTCTATATGGCGACCGATCCGGTTACAGGGTCACAGACCAATCGTGGAAAATGGTTTTATGGTTTCTTTATCGGTTTTATTTCCGTAATGATTCGCGTTTTCAATCCTGCATATCCAGAAGGGGTTTTCTTGGCAATATTGTTAATGAATGTATTCGCTCCTACTATTGACCATTATGTGGTGAAAGCAAATATAAATAGGCGATTGAAAAGATTTAAGAACGCCGTCGTGCTTCCTAAGGATACAGACGGTAAAGCTGAAGAATTAAAAGCAGAAACGGTTTAA
- the nqrE gene encoding NADH:ubiquinone reductase (Na(+)-transporting) subunit E has protein sequence MLEHIELFFRSIFIDNMVFAVFLGMCSYLAVSKKVATAVGLGAAVIFVLAVTVPLNWLLDRYLLQEGALSWLGPEYADYNLSFLSFILFIATIATMVQLVEIIVEKFSPSLYNSLGIFLPLIAVNCAILGGSLFMQSRQIETFGLAFNYGLSSGIGWFLAILAIAAIREKIRYSNVPPPLRGLGITFIITGLMGIGFQSFGGMLTGGDDAAEEAQETVNLETPKVEEKETSTKEVTENNSEIDEKEISYNDVKK, from the coding sequence ATGTTAGAGCATATAGAATTATTTTTCAGGTCCATTTTTATAGACAATATGGTGTTCGCCGTATTCTTGGGAATGTGTTCCTATTTGGCTGTGTCCAAAAAAGTGGCAACAGCTGTCGGACTGGGTGCTGCCGTAATCTTTGTACTTGCAGTAACGGTCCCATTGAATTGGTTGTTGGATAGGTATCTTTTGCAGGAAGGCGCATTGTCTTGGTTAGGCCCGGAATATGCAGATTACAATCTTAGTTTTCTATCCTTTATCCTTTTTATTGCCACTATTGCGACGATGGTGCAATTGGTAGAGATTATCGTTGAAAAATTTTCTCCATCCTTGTATAACTCCTTGGGTATATTTTTGCCTTTGATTGCCGTAAACTGCGCGATTTTGGGGGGCTCTTTATTTATGCAATCCAGACAAATAGAAACATTTGGACTTGCTTTTAATTATGGTCTTAGTTCGGGAATAGGTTGGTTTTTGGCCATTTTGGCCATTGCCGCTATTCGTGAAAAAATTAGGTATTCCAACGTTCCCCCTCCGTTAAGGGGCCTTGGAATCACCTTTATAATTACTGGATTGATGGGGATTGGTTTTCAAAGTTTTGGTGGAATGTTGACTGGTGGTGACGATGCTGCAGAGGAAGCTCAGGAAACAGTTAACCTAGAAACTCCAAAAGTGGAAGAAAAGGAAACATCTACGAAAGAGGTAACTGAAAATAATTCTGAGATTGACGAGAAGGAGATTTCTTATAATGACGTAAAAAAATAA
- the nqrF gene encoding NADH:ubiquinone reductase (Na(+)-transporting) subunit F, protein MILAASTGGTILITVVAFLILLMILVALLLFTKEKLSPSGPVTITINGEKKIEVGSGSSLLSTLGNQKVFLPSACGGGGTCIQCECHVLSGGGEALPTETPHFSKKELNQGARLACQVKVKQDMEITIPEEVFGIKKWDATVVRNYNVASFIKEFVVEIPEDMGYKAGGYIQIEIPECEVKYSDIDITAHPEEHETPDKFKAEWDKFNLWPLVMKNPETVERAYSMASYPAEGREIMLNVRIATPPWDRSKNGWMDVNPGIASSYIFNLKKGDKCVISGPYGEFFINESDAEMLYVGGGAGMAPMRSHLYHLFKTLKTDRKVSYWYGGRSKRELFYLDHFYELEKEFPNFKFYLALSEPLEEDNWKVKEDIDAPGDGFVGFIHNCVIDNYLSKHESPEDIELYFCGPPLMNKAVQKMGEDFGIPDENIRFDDFGG, encoded by the coding sequence ATGATTTTAGCTGCAAGTACAGGCGGAACAATATTGATTACGGTAGTCGCTTTTTTAATTCTTCTAATGATATTAGTGGCTTTGTTATTGTTCACTAAGGAAAAATTATCCCCATCGGGGCCAGTGACCATTACAATTAATGGGGAAAAGAAGATTGAGGTAGGATCGGGAAGTTCCTTGCTTTCAACACTGGGAAATCAAAAGGTTTTTTTACCATCTGCATGTGGTGGAGGTGGTACCTGTATACAATGTGAGTGTCACGTACTTTCTGGTGGGGGTGAAGCCTTACCGACGGAAACACCGCATTTTTCCAAAAAGGAGCTGAACCAAGGCGCTCGTTTGGCATGTCAGGTCAAGGTAAAACAGGATATGGAAATTACCATACCGGAAGAGGTTTTTGGTATTAAAAAATGGGATGCCACTGTGGTTAGAAACTATAATGTGGCATCGTTCATAAAGGAATTTGTTGTGGAGATTCCCGAGGATATGGGTTATAAGGCCGGGGGATATATTCAAATTGAAATACCCGAATGCGAGGTTAAATATTCGGATATTGATATTACGGCCCACCCCGAGGAGCATGAGACTCCAGATAAATTTAAGGCGGAGTGGGATAAATTTAATCTCTGGCCTTTGGTAATGAAAAATCCTGAAACTGTGGAGCGCGCCTATTCAATGGCTTCATACCCTGCAGAGGGAAGAGAAATTATGTTGAATGTACGTATTGCAACCCCGCCATGGGATAGGTCCAAAAATGGATGGATGGATGTGAATCCGGGTATAGCGTCATCGTATATTTTCAATTTGAAAAAAGGTGATAAATGCGTTATTTCCGGGCCTTATGGTGAATTCTTCATTAACGAATCGGATGCTGAAATGCTTTACGTTGGAGGTGGTGCCGGAATGGCTCCAATGAGATCTCATTTATATCACCTGTTTAAAACATTAAAGACAGATAGAAAGGTGAGTTATTGGTATGGAGGACGCTCCAAGAGGGAATTGTTCTACTTGGACCATTTCTATGAATTGGAAAAAGAATTTCCGAACTTTAAATTCTATTTGGCTTTATCCGAGCCTTTGGAGGAGGATAATTGGAAAGTGAAAGAGGATATAGATGCACCAGGGGATGGATTTGTTGGATTTATCCATAACTGTGTAATTGACAATTATTTAAGTAAACATGAATCTCCAGAAGATATCGAATTATATTTCTGCGGACCTCCATTAATGAACAAGGCAGTTCAGAAAATGGGTGAAGATTTTGGTATTCCAGACGAAAATATTCGTTTCGACGATTTCGGAGGTTAA
- a CDS encoding Na(+)-translocating NADH-quinone reductase subunit F — translation MKPLTEQELHNLAMNLVGKRLEEDGYEFLAVNSELRKNPQFVCIKEKKMSFVVVKAIEYPGDPQDLDFFRADLYKMRDHALKFEARTFYAPVGLVNAKDYNLPVYLNEEYIVDYDGLIEIE, via the coding sequence ATGAAACCATTAACGGAACAAGAACTTCATAATTTGGCCATGAATTTGGTAGGAAAACGGTTGGAGGAAGATGGTTACGAATTTTTGGCGGTGAATAGTGAGCTACGTAAAAATCCGCAATTCGTATGTATTAAGGAAAAAAAGATGAGTTTTGTAGTAGTAAAAGCTATTGAATACCCAGGAGATCCCCAAGATTTGGATTTTTTTAGGGCAGATTTATATAAAATGAGGGATCATGCCTTAAAGTTTGAGGCAAGGACTTTTTATGCACCCGTAGGTTTGGTAAATGCCAAGGATTACAATCTACCTGTATATCTCAATGAAGAATACATCGTAGATTATGATGGTTTAATTGAAATTGAATGA
- a CDS encoding Na(+)-translocating NADH-quinone reductase subunit C, with the protein MAINTDKNVYTVVFAAVMVIVVGSILAFLATGLSGRINENMRFEKQQNILYAMGINDNVDEGSVNFVPTDIVEDKFSQYITEQIIIKGDQIVDNDEAYLIDMKKQLALAKKGETPELPLFIGEKEGKKFYVIPMYGKGLWDDIWGYIALDDKMIVQGVFFDHKGETPGLGANINQRYFMDDFSGESIMDGTRYAGINVAKGNNDPLNNDKEDNEVDALAGATITGNGVSAMIKETVNLYKDYLKTIRTN; encoded by the coding sequence ATGGCAATCAATACAGATAAAAATGTGTACACTGTGGTGTTCGCCGCAGTCATGGTAATCGTAGTAGGTTCTATTCTGGCTTTTTTGGCTACTGGGTTAAGTGGTAGAATAAATGAGAATATGCGTTTTGAAAAACAACAGAATATTCTTTACGCCATGGGAATCAACGATAATGTTGATGAAGGAAGTGTGAATTTTGTCCCAACGGATATTGTCGAGGATAAGTTTTCCCAATACATTACGGAACAAATTATTATCAAAGGGGATCAAATTGTAGATAACGACGAGGCGTATTTGATTGACATGAAAAAGCAATTGGCCTTGGCCAAAAAGGGTGAAACACCTGAGTTACCCTTGTTTATTGGAGAAAAGGAAGGTAAAAAGTTTTATGTTATTCCAATGTATGGGAAAGGATTATGGGACGATATCTGGGGATATATTGCTTTGGATGATAAAATGATTGTTCAAGGGGTATTTTTTGATCATAAAGGTGAAACCCCTGGTCTTGGGGCAAACATCAATCAAAGATATTTTATGGATGACTTTTCTGGTGAAAGCATTATGGATGGGACCAGGTATGCAGGAATTAATGTGGCAAAAGGGAATAATGACCCTTTGAACAATGATAAAGAGGATAACGAAGTAGATGCCTTGGCCGGTGCCACTATTACCGGAAATGGAGTATCTGCCATGATTAAGGAAACCGTGAATCTTTACAAGGATTATTTAAAAACTATTAGAACAAATTAA
- a CDS encoding NADH:ubiquinone reductase (Na(+)-transporting) subunit D, translating to MGLLSKKDANLIKDPLADNNPITIQVLGICSALAITAELKASVVMAIAVMFVLGLGNVVISAMRNIIPSKIRIIVQLIVVATLVIIVDQVLKAFAYPLSKTLSVFVGLIITNCIIMGRFEAFALGNGLWRSFLDGIGNSLGYGIILVIVGFFRELLGSGTLFGFPVLGDPIEKTGLYSIGYENNGFMIIPPAALIVVGIIIWVQRSRNPALVEEN from the coding sequence ATGGGACTTTTATCAAAAAAAGATGCAAATCTAATTAAGGATCCATTAGCGGATAACAACCCGATTACCATTCAGGTATTGGGTATATGTTCCGCATTGGCCATTACCGCAGAGCTTAAGGCTTCCGTGGTTATGGCAATCGCAGTGATGTTCGTTTTAGGTCTTGGAAACGTGGTTATTTCTGCGATGCGTAATATCATTCCATCAAAAATTAGAATCATAGTGCAACTTATCGTTGTGGCAACCTTGGTCATTATTGTGGATCAGGTATTGAAAGCTTTTGCATATCCATTGAGTAAAACACTTTCCGTATTCGTAGGTCTTATCATTACCAACTGTATTATTATGGGACGTTTTGAAGCATTCGCATTAGGGAATGGTTTGTGGAGGTCTTTTTTGGATGGTATAGGGAACTCCTTGGGGTATGGAATCATATTGGTCATCGTAGGTTTTTTTAGAGAGCTATTAGGTTCGGGAACACTTTTTGGATTTCCTGTTTTGGGGGATCCTATTGAAAAAACGGGATTGTATTCCATAGGTTATGAGAACAACGGTTTTATGATTATACCTCCTGCGGCCCTAATCGTGGTTGGTATTATTATTTGGGTCCAGCGTTCCAGGAATCCTGCTTTGGTAGAAGAAAATTAA